One window from the genome of Carnobacteriaceae bacterium zg-84 encodes:
- the sufB gene encoding Fe-S cluster assembly protein SufB, with amino-acid sequence MSEVPALAEYKFGFKDDAEILYSTGQGLSEAVVRDISQQKNEPEWMLDYRLKSLNLFYKLDKPTWGADLSELDFSDITYYQKANETVAKSWDDVPEKIKETFERIGIPEAERAYLAGATVQYESQAVYHSMKQEFEKLGIIFTDTDTALREYPDIFKEHFGTAVPASDNFEAALNAAVWSGGTFIYVPKGVKCDVPLQTYFRINNEKSGQFERTLIIVDEGASIHYVEGCTAPTYSTASLHAAVVEIIVKKDAYCRYTTIQNWSNNVYNLVTKRAIAHEGATMEWIDGNLGAKTTMKYPSVYLNGRHARGTMLSIAFAGENQVQDTGAKMIHNAPHTSSSIVSKSIAKDGGKVNYRGQVVFGKKSEGSISHIECDTILVDDKSYSDTIPFNELHNGKVSLEHEAKVSKVSEEQLFYLMSRGLSESEATEMIIMGFVEPFTKELPMEYAVELNRLIAYEMEGSVG; translated from the coding sequence ATGAGTGAAGTACCTGCTTTAGCAGAATATAAATTTGGATTTAAAGACGATGCTGAAATATTATATTCGACAGGACAAGGATTGTCTGAAGCGGTTGTTCGAGATATTTCTCAACAAAAAAATGAACCGGAATGGATGCTAGACTATCGTTTAAAATCTTTGAATTTATTTTATAAATTAGATAAACCAACTTGGGGTGCCGATTTATCTGAACTTGATTTTTCAGATATTACATATTATCAAAAAGCGAATGAAACAGTGGCAAAATCATGGGATGATGTGCCAGAAAAAATTAAAGAAACATTTGAACGAATTGGTATTCCAGAAGCTGAGAGAGCTTATTTAGCAGGTGCAACTGTACAATATGAATCTCAAGCTGTTTACCATAGTATGAAGCAAGAATTTGAAAAATTAGGGATTATTTTTACGGATACAGATACTGCATTGAGAGAATATCCTGACATTTTTAAAGAACATTTTGGAACAGCTGTTCCTGCTTCGGATAATTTTGAAGCGGCATTGAATGCGGCAGTATGGTCTGGTGGGACATTTATTTATGTGCCAAAAGGTGTTAAATGTGATGTGCCATTACAAACTTATTTTAGAATTAACAATGAAAAATCTGGACAATTTGAACGGACACTGATTATTGTTGATGAAGGTGCAAGTATTCATTATGTAGAGGGATGTACAGCACCAACCTATTCAACAGCAAGCTTACACGCAGCTGTTGTTGAAATTATCGTTAAAAAAGATGCGTATTGTCGTTACACAACTATTCAAAACTGGTCAAACAATGTCTATAATTTAGTAACAAAACGTGCCATTGCGCATGAAGGTGCAACAATGGAATGGATTGATGGAAACTTAGGTGCCAAAACAACAATGAAATATCCAAGTGTTTACTTAAACGGACGTCATGCTAGAGGAACAATGTTATCCATTGCTTTTGCTGGAGAAAATCAAGTACAAGATACAGGTGCAAAAATGATACATAATGCTCCACATACATCTAGTTCTATTGTATCAAAATCCATTGCTAAAGACGGTGGAAAAGTAAATTACCGTGGACAAGTTGTTTTTGGAAAAAAATCAGAAGGATCTATTTCGCATATCGAATGTGATACGATTTTAGTTGATGATAAATCTTATTCAGACACTATTCCATTTAATGAGTTACACAATGGAAAAGTTTCACTAGAACACGAAGCAAAAGTATCTAAAGTTTCAGAAGAACAATTATTCTATTTAATGAGTAGAGGGTTATCTGAAAGTGAAGCAACAGAAATGATTATCATGGGCTTTGTCGAACCATTTACAAAAGAATTGCCAATGGAATATGCCGTCGAGTTAAATCGATTGATTGCCTATGAAATGGAAGGTAGCGTTGGGTAA
- the phnE gene encoding phosphonate ABC transporter, permease protein PhnE yields the protein MKTIKDSLIFNEQIVLNNGKTILRPRSKTPLLILGLLICIIISLHVTQFDADVFENSANFFDILVSMFPPDMDYTNDVLPPLFDTVKMSFVGSFLGAVCSLPVAILAANNITKNKFINGFFKLFLSVLRTLPSLVIALIATYIWGLGTFAGTVAIFIFSLSYVGKLLYESIETVDMGAFECMESMGFTRFYAFRYAVLPIILPSFISTALFNFEGNVRYAAILGYVGAGGIGLILNEKLGWRDYSKVGTIIVLLLITVFIIETVSEHFRDRLE from the coding sequence ATGAAAACAATAAAGGATAGTCTAATTTTTAATGAACAAATTGTTTTAAACAATGGTAAAACAATTTTAAGACCGCGTTCTAAAACACCTTTACTGATACTCGGCTTATTGATATGTATTATCATTTCTTTACATGTGACACAATTTGATGCCGATGTTTTTGAAAACTCTGCTAATTTCTTTGATATTTTAGTCAGCATGTTTCCACCGGATATGGATTATACAAATGATGTATTGCCTCCTCTTTTTGATACAGTGAAAATGTCTTTTGTAGGGTCGTTTTTAGGAGCTGTTTGCTCTTTACCAGTAGCTATTTTAGCGGCAAATAATATTACAAAAAATAAATTTATCAACGGCTTTTTCAAACTGTTTTTAAGTGTTCTTAGAACATTACCGTCGCTTGTTATTGCCTTAATTGCAACATATATTTGGGGATTAGGGACATTTGCAGGAACAGTTGCTATTTTTATTTTTTCTTTATCTTATGTTGGTAAGTTATTGTATGAGTCTATTGAAACAGTTGATATGGGCGCTTTTGAATGTATGGAGTCAATGGGCTTTACACGATTTTATGCATTTAGATATGCTGTTTTACCGATTATTTTACCGTCATTTATTTCTACAGCATTATTTAATTTCGAAGGAAATGTTCGTTACGCAGCCATTTTAGGATATGTTGGTGCAGGTGGTATCGGATTGATATTAAACGAAAAATTAGGGTGGAGAGATTACTCTAAAGTGGGTACCATTATTGTGTTATTGTTAATAACTGTCTTTATTATTGAAACAGTAAGTGAGCATTTTAGAGATAGATTGGAGTAA
- a CDS encoding pyridoxal phosphate-dependent aminotransferase, translating into MQTYDFDTLINRQTQSSKKWELMHTWATDIPEHISPFSVADADLKTAPEIVEGLQEYIQQTVLGYTTMTPDYKKAIKQWNKDQFNWDIEEEWISTSPGIVSALHSAIYAFTQPNDNVLIMTPVYPQFKQTVLHTGRTVLASSLINDFPTYHIDFQDLEEKMSLKETTLMILCSPHNPVGRVWTKEELDKIISLALTYDVLIVSDEIHYDLIMPNHTHHVLPTLSKEIEQKCIVCTAPSKSFNLAGLQISSIIIPNETLRERFTHTQLIHGVPSANMIGMQATAIAYTQGKQWLEAFLALIWTNHLTVKDFMETHLPKVKVYALQGTYLQWLDFSAYGFSTTTLQNLLRQDAFVFCNEGYTFGKEGYGFERLNLACPTSTLIDALHRLKDSLSRYEH; encoded by the coding sequence ATGCAAACATACGATTTTGATACACTCATCAATCGTCAAACACAATCATCAAAAAAATGGGAATTGATGCACACATGGGCAACAGATATTCCTGAACATATCTCCCCTTTTTCTGTGGCTGATGCAGATTTAAAAACAGCACCGGAAATCGTAGAGGGTTTACAAGAGTATATTCAACAAACGGTTCTAGGCTATACAACAATGACACCGGACTACAAAAAAGCCATTAAACAATGGAATAAAGATCAATTTAACTGGGATATAGAAGAAGAGTGGATTTCGACATCTCCAGGCATTGTGTCAGCATTACACTCTGCTATCTATGCTTTTACACAGCCGAATGACAATGTACTGATTATGACACCTGTTTATCCACAGTTTAAACAAACGGTTCTACATACTGGTCGAACAGTATTAGCATCATCACTTATCAACGATTTTCCAACGTACCATATAGATTTTCAAGATTTAGAAGAAAAAATGTCTTTAAAAGAAACAACATTGATGATTTTGTGTAGCCCTCACAATCCTGTTGGACGTGTATGGACAAAGGAAGAACTGGACAAAATCATTTCTCTTGCTTTAACGTATGATGTGCTCATCGTTTCAGACGAGATTCATTATGATTTAATCATGCCAAATCATACACATCATGTATTACCAACCTTATCCAAAGAAATTGAGCAAAAATGCATTGTCTGCACAGCACCAAGTAAAAGTTTTAACCTTGCTGGATTGCAAATTTCGAGCATTATTATTCCAAATGAAACATTAAGAGAACGGTTCACACATACACAACTAATACACGGCGTTCCTAGTGCCAATATGATTGGTATGCAAGCAACGGCTATAGCATACACGCAAGGAAAACAATGGCTAGAGGCTTTTCTAGCATTGATTTGGACAAACCATTTAACAGTCAAAGATTTTATGGAAACACATCTTCCTAAAGTTAAAGTTTATGCATTACAAGGGACTTACTTACAATGGCTTGATTTTTCGGCATATGGTTTTTCAACCACAACATTACAAAATCTATTAAGACAAGACGCATTTGTTTTTTGCAATGAAGGCTATACCTTTGGGAAAGAAGGCTATGGTTTTGAACGTTTAAATTTAGCTTGCCCTACCTCTACTCTTATAGATGCTTTACATCGTTTAAAAGACAGTCTATCTCGATATGAACATTAA
- the sufD gene encoding Fe-S cluster assembly protein SufD — MENNRMDTLQTFSMLKQEPEWAIAQRTQAYGLLDTLALPIIERVKFNRWHLFDTMIDSDEQSDETGYGVLTNLEHDKPLLVQYGTRTVFEQLPTSLVEQGVILTDLFTAMQEYPELVQAHLNTVVAVDEDKLTAFNRAYMNSGVFLYVPKNVVIEEPIQTILLQDSSIQEAFVKHVLIVADVNSQLTYVEKLETFGNKKNTANIVVEVIAKDGAKIKYAAVDRLGEQTHAYINRRGRIQKDADINWAIGALNDGNVIADFDSDLVGTGSTSHVKVIGISTGKQVQGIDTRVTNYAKHSVGHILQHGVIMDKSTLTFNGIGHIIKGAKGADAQQESRVLMLSQFARGDANPILLIDECDVTAGHAASVGQVDEEQLFYLMSRGLSQDDAEKLVIRGFLGAVITEIPMRDIQKEMIDVIDHKLGE; from the coding sequence ATGGAGAATAATAGAATGGATACATTACAAACATTTTCTATGTTAAAGCAAGAACCTGAGTGGGCAATTGCACAACGGACACAAGCATACGGATTATTAGACACATTAGCATTACCTATTATTGAACGTGTGAAATTTAATCGTTGGCATTTGTTTGATACAATGATTGATTCAGATGAGCAAAGTGATGAAACAGGATATGGTGTTTTAACGAATTTAGAGCATGATAAACCATTATTAGTACAATATGGAACACGTACTGTTTTTGAACAATTACCTACATCGTTGGTTGAACAAGGTGTTATTTTAACAGACCTATTCACAGCAATGCAAGAATATCCAGAGTTGGTACAAGCCCATTTAAACACTGTTGTAGCAGTTGATGAGGATAAATTAACAGCATTTAATCGTGCGTATATGAACAGTGGTGTGTTTTTATATGTTCCAAAAAATGTCGTGATTGAAGAACCTATTCAAACGATTTTATTACAAGACAGTAGCATTCAAGAAGCCTTTGTTAAACACGTTCTGATTGTTGCCGATGTGAATAGTCAATTAACATACGTTGAAAAATTAGAAACATTTGGCAATAAGAAAAACACAGCGAATATTGTGGTAGAAGTAATCGCTAAAGACGGTGCAAAAATAAAATACGCTGCCGTTGACAGACTGGGTGAACAAACACATGCGTATATCAATCGTCGTGGACGTATCCAAAAAGATGCAGATATTAACTGGGCGATAGGTGCTTTAAATGACGGTAATGTCATTGCCGATTTTGATTCCGATTTAGTAGGTACCGGTTCGACAAGTCATGTAAAAGTTATTGGTATTTCAACTGGTAAACAAGTGCAAGGGATTGACACACGTGTGACAAATTATGCTAAACATTCCGTAGGGCATATTTTACAACATGGTGTTATTATGGATAAATCAACGCTAACGTTTAATGGTATTGGACATATTATTAAAGGAGCAAAAGGAGCAGATGCACAACAAGAAAGTCGTGTGTTAATGTTATCTCAATTTGCTAGAGGAGATGCCAACCCAATTTTATTGATTGATGAATGTGATGTGACAGCAGGGCATGCAGCAAGTGTCGGACAAGTGGATGAAGAACAATTATTCTATTTGATGAGTAGAGGTTTAAGCCAAGATGATGCAGAAAAACTTGTTATTCGTGGTTTTTTAGGTGCTGTTATTACAGAAATTCCAATGCGTGATATTCAAAAAGAAATGATTGACGTGATTGATCATAAGCTAGGTGAATAG
- the phnE gene encoding phosphonate ABC transporter, permease protein PhnE — translation MNREKIEEKLQKEPKSYMYILLITVIVLGLLIWSSSAIKKGDTTGDSLSVASNIMGGILNPDWHFLFRLDNKGVLYLLFETICIAFLGTIIGAIISIPFAFLSAKKIVSKYVAWIGKLLTMCVRTIPAFIYGLMFIGVTGPGALAGVFTMSVVSVGMVTKLYIDAIEDLDFGIIESLSAIGCTKVEQIRYGILPQLYSKLISIVIYRFDMNLRDAAVLGLVGAGGIGAPLIFAMNNYRWNEVGSILVGIIILVLIIEVFSNKIRRKLARGY, via the coding sequence ATGAATCGTGAAAAGATAGAAGAAAAATTACAAAAAGAACCTAAGTCGTATATGTATATCTTATTGATTACGGTTATTGTTTTAGGTTTATTGATTTGGTCGTCATCTGCAATAAAAAAAGGTGATACAACAGGAGATTCTTTAAGTGTTGCCAGCAATATTATGGGTGGTATTTTAAATCCAGATTGGCATTTTTTATTCAGATTAGATAATAAGGGTGTTTTATACTTGTTATTTGAAACAATTTGTATTGCATTTTTAGGAACAATTATTGGTGCGATTATTTCTATACCATTTGCTTTTTTATCTGCTAAAAAAATTGTTTCTAAATATGTAGCATGGATTGGAAAATTATTAACGATGTGTGTTCGAACAATTCCAGCATTTATTTATGGATTGATGTTTATTGGTGTTACAGGTCCCGGAGCATTAGCAGGTGTTTTTACAATGTCTGTTGTATCTGTTGGTATGGTGACTAAATTGTATATTGATGCCATTGAAGATTTAGATTTTGGGATTATCGAATCTTTATCAGCGATTGGGTGTACAAAAGTGGAACAAATTCGTTACGGTATTTTACCACAATTATATTCTAAACTAATTTCCATTGTTATTTATCGTTTTGACATGAATTTAAGAGATGCTGCGGTTCTAGGTCTTGTTGGTGCCGGAGGTATCGGAGCACCGTTGATTTTTGCGATGAATAACTATCGTTGGAATGAAGTGGGCTCTATTTTAGTTGGGATTATTATTTTAGTCTTAATCATTGAAGTCTTTTCAAATAAAATTAGAAGAAAACTAGCAAGAGGGTATTAA
- a CDS encoding SUF system NifU family Fe-S cluster assembly protein encodes MVALTKLDDLYRQVILDHSAHPRQFRKQIEETDSLEMLNPTCGDVITVHIRAKENRIEDISFSGEGCTISKASASMMCELLKGEDVTLAKEKIKSFFELVQGHDVGIDLADAELLQGVSKFPTRIKCATLSWKVLETLLERLEENE; translated from the coding sequence ATGGTCGCATTGACGAAATTAGATGATTTATATAGACAAGTGATTTTAGATCATTCAGCACACCCACGACAATTTCGTAAACAGATTGAAGAAACAGACTCTTTAGAAATGTTAAATCCAACGTGTGGAGATGTGATAACTGTTCACATTCGTGCCAAAGAAAATCGTATTGAAGACATCTCGTTTTCAGGAGAAGGATGCACCATTAGCAAGGCAAGTGCCAGTATGATGTGTGAGTTGTTGAAAGGCGAAGATGTGACACTTGCAAAAGAAAAAATCAAATCATTTTTTGAACTTGTGCAAGGGCACGATGTGGGGATTGATTTAGCAGATGCTGAATTATTGCAAGGTGTATCCAAATTTCCAACACGTATTAAATGTGCTACATTGAGTTGGAAAGTGCTAGAAACATTATTAGAAAGGTTGGAAGAAAATGAGTGA
- the phnC gene encoding phosphonate ABC transporter ATP-binding protein, translating into MIEFKKVSKTYPNGTKGLIDVDVTIEQGEFIAIIGLSGSGKSTFIRCVNKMHDITSGELFVNEQNVQKITGRDVRKFRRNIGMVFQSFNLVTRTTVIKNVLTAFVPELSGFRKFFGIFPRECKIKSLEALDKVDMFEKAYVRVDQLSGGQQQRVALARALAQNPEIILADEPVAALDPVTSNQVMDDFRRINKENNITILLNIHDVDLALKYCDRVIGINKGHIVYDGSAKDVTKDILEKIYQKDLFSNGE; encoded by the coding sequence ATGATAGAGTTTAAAAAGGTAAGTAAGACATATCCAAATGGCACAAAAGGATTGATTGATGTTGATGTAACCATTGAACAAGGAGAGTTTATTGCGATTATTGGATTGTCTGGATCGGGTAAATCAACATTTATTCGTTGTGTAAATAAAATGCATGATATTACATCTGGAGAACTATTTGTGAATGAACAAAATGTACAAAAAATTACAGGTAGAGATGTACGTAAATTTAGACGTAATATTGGTATGGTATTCCAATCTTTTAACTTAGTGACAAGAACAACTGTGATTAAAAATGTTTTAACAGCATTTGTCCCAGAATTATCAGGATTCAGAAAATTCTTTGGTATTTTCCCAAGAGAATGCAAGATAAAATCATTAGAGGCACTAGATAAAGTGGATATGTTTGAAAAAGCTTATGTACGTGTCGATCAATTATCAGGTGGGCAACAACAACGTGTGGCACTTGCTAGAGCATTGGCACAAAACCCAGAAATCATTTTAGCAGATGAACCAGTTGCTGCGTTAGACCCAGTGACATCTAATCAAGTAATGGACGATTTTAGACGTATCAATAAAGAAAATAATATCACGATTTTGTTAAACATTCATGATGTTGATTTAGCATTAAAATACTGCGATAGAGTGATTGGAATCAATAAAGGGCATATCGTATATGACGGAAGTGCCAAAGATGTCACAAAAGATATTTTAGAAAAAATTTATCAAAAAGATTTATTTAGCAATGGAGAGTAA
- a CDS encoding PhnD/SsuA/transferrin family substrate-binding protein: MKNLKKTLVFVLGLIVTLGMLGACSSKKEEMKSSDGKTVIEKLSIGFVPSREPSEIVTATEPLKELLKAQLAKSGYDVKNIDITVGTSFEAVGEGLNAGTLDVGFIPAGTYVLYRNGAEVLLTATRKGLSIDDASAKAWNDNKPTKKADTQATSYRSLLIAGPSEKGQAIAKKVNAGETLTWDDVKDLKWSVMNPTSPAGYIYPTLWLNKTFGKTIKDLGNNAVISDSYGSAFARLASGQVDVLATYADARTDQEKKWNESYSREMSIWEETNVIGVTDAIYNDTVSVSKKSKTVTPEFKTALANALMEIAKTEEGKKVIAVYSHEGYQLAKDADYDNEAKAQDIVKNLK; the protein is encoded by the coding sequence ATGAAAAATTTAAAGAAAACATTAGTCTTTGTTTTAGGACTTATTGTGACACTAGGTATGTTAGGGGCTTGTAGCTCTAAAAAAGAAGAGATGAAATCATCTGATGGAAAAACAGTTATTGAAAAATTATCCATTGGTTTTGTACCGTCAAGAGAACCTTCTGAAATTGTAACAGCCACTGAACCTTTAAAAGAACTATTAAAAGCACAATTAGCAAAATCAGGATATGATGTTAAAAACATTGATATCACAGTTGGTACAAGTTTTGAAGCTGTTGGTGAAGGATTAAATGCAGGAACGTTAGACGTTGGTTTTATTCCAGCAGGAACTTATGTTTTATACAGAAATGGTGCAGAAGTATTATTAACAGCAACTCGTAAAGGATTATCTATTGACGATGCTTCAGCAAAAGCTTGGAATGACAATAAACCAACGAAAAAAGCTGATACACAAGCAACTTCTTATCGTTCATTGTTGATTGCTGGTCCGTCTGAAAAAGGACAAGCGATTGCGAAAAAAGTAAATGCAGGCGAAACATTAACATGGGATGATGTGAAAGATTTGAAATGGAGCGTTATGAACCCAACATCTCCTGCTGGATACATTTACCCAACATTATGGTTAAATAAAACATTTGGTAAAACAATTAAAGATTTAGGCAATAATGCTGTTATCAGTGATTCTTATGGTTCTGCTTTTGCTCGATTAGCTTCTGGCCAAGTAGATGTATTAGCAACTTATGCAGACGCTAGAACAGACCAAGAGAAAAAATGGAACGAAAGTTACTCAAGAGAAATGAGTATTTGGGAAGAAACAAATGTTATTGGTGTAACAGATGCTATTTATAACGATACAGTAAGTGTTTCTAAAAAATCAAAAACTGTAACACCTGAATTTAAAACAGCTTTAGCAAATGCTTTAATGGAAATTGCAAAAACAGAAGAAGGTAAAAAAGTTATCGCTGTATATAGTCACGAAGGATACCAATTAGCAAAAGATGCTGATTATGACAATGAAGCAAAAGCTCAAGACATCGTGAAAAACTTAAAATAG
- the sufS gene encoding SufS family cysteine desulfurase, which translates to MDNSMDIKKDFPVLNQSINDEPYIYLDSAASSFVPLPVQEKITTFLNTTYANVHRGVYTTAYQATQEYEKVRDIVKNFIHATSEKDIIFTSGTTDSLNIVAKSYGESILQEQDEIFVSALEHHANLVPWQELAKKTGAKLIFMPLLETGEVDVKAVSKMATHRTKIVAVTHVSNVLGVHNDIETLANIVHNVGGVIVVDGAQSTPHLSVDVTHYDFYAFSGHKLGALNGIGVLYGRHELLEKMPPITFGGDMIEYVGDMESTYQKTPYKFEAGTPNIIGAISLGAAIEYIQQCDMDTIRQYTQQLTMAALHQLQTIPDVLIYGHEKGYNGGSIISFNLKGIHPHDVATALDMEGVAVRAGHHCAQPLMRQLNVTATVRASFYIYNTKEDVDRFVEAVKKVKEFFTNGRIDEIR; encoded by the coding sequence ATGGATAATAGTATGGATATAAAAAAGGATTTTCCCGTATTAAATCAATCTATCAATGATGAACCTTATATTTATTTAGACAGTGCAGCTTCTTCATTTGTGCCACTTCCTGTTCAAGAAAAAATAACAACATTTTTAAATACGACGTATGCGAATGTGCATAGAGGTGTGTACACAACGGCATACCAAGCAACGCAAGAGTATGAAAAAGTCAGAGATATTGTGAAAAACTTTATTCATGCTACGTCTGAAAAGGATATTATTTTTACAAGTGGTACAACAGATAGTTTGAATATAGTCGCAAAAAGTTATGGTGAAAGTATACTACAAGAACAAGATGAAATTTTTGTATCTGCTTTAGAGCATCATGCAAATTTAGTTCCTTGGCAAGAATTGGCGAAAAAAACAGGTGCAAAATTGATTTTTATGCCTCTATTAGAAACAGGCGAAGTAGATGTTAAGGCTGTATCAAAAATGGCGACACATCGCACCAAAATAGTGGCTGTGACACATGTATCCAATGTTTTAGGTGTTCATAATGATATAGAAACATTAGCCAATATAGTTCATAATGTAGGTGGTGTTATCGTTGTTGATGGAGCACAATCTACACCACATCTGTCTGTTGATGTAACCCATTATGATTTTTATGCTTTTAGTGGACATAAATTAGGAGCGTTGAATGGAATAGGCGTACTGTATGGTCGTCATGAATTACTTGAAAAGATGCCACCAATCACATTTGGAGGCGATATGATTGAATATGTAGGCGATATGGAAAGTACGTATCAAAAAACACCTTATAAATTTGAGGCGGGGACACCAAATATTATTGGTGCGATTAGCTTAGGTGCCGCTATTGAATATATACAACAATGTGATATGGATACTATTCGACAATATACACAGCAGTTAACAATGGCTGCATTACATCAGTTACAGACTATACCGGATGTACTGATTTATGGGCATGAAAAAGGCTATAATGGTGGAAGCATCATTAGTTTTAACTTAAAAGGTATTCATCCTCACGATGTCGCAACAGCTTTAGATATGGAAGGCGTTGCTGTTCGTGCAGGGCATCATTGTGCACAACCTTTGATGCGACAGTTAAATGTCACAGCAACAGTTAGAGCAAGTTTTTATATATATAATACCAAAGAAGATGTGGATCGTTTTGTTGAGGCGGTCAAAAAAGTAAAGGAGTTTTTTACGAATGGTCGCATTGACGAAATTAGATGA
- a CDS encoding EamA family transporter yields the protein MKSKKYTLMMISSMTIFGTIGVFRRYIALPSSLISLGRGFIAVCCLCLFLVVTRKPLNWRFLYQKRYLLLLSGALIGFNWILLFEALQYTTVATATVCYYMAPIFVLIASPFVLKERLNIAQCMTILVALCGMICVSGVFNTSIQSIDDIKGILCGLMAAMMYATVIMLNKKMSEIDAYDKTMTQLSIATLVLFPYVLWTENLSQIKVDTLSIVMLLLLGVLHTGIAYAMYFGAINQLPAQTVALLGYIDPVVAVFISSFILKEHIGLLEYIGAALILGSMMCHEYISTKNSSI from the coding sequence ATGAAAAGTAAAAAATATACATTAATGATGATTAGTTCGATGACAATTTTTGGGACAATTGGTGTTTTTAGACGCTATATTGCACTTCCGTCCAGTCTTATATCACTTGGTAGAGGATTTATTGCGGTTTGCTGTTTGTGTCTTTTTCTAGTTGTCACACGTAAACCGTTAAATTGGCGTTTCCTTTATCAAAAGCGTTATTTACTACTATTATCAGGTGCTCTTATTGGTTTTAATTGGATTTTATTATTTGAAGCACTACAATATACAACAGTTGCAACAGCCACTGTATGCTATTATATGGCGCCTATTTTTGTCTTAATTGCATCGCCATTTGTTTTAAAAGAACGTTTAAATATTGCACAGTGCATGACCATTTTAGTTGCTTTATGTGGCATGATATGTGTATCAGGTGTGTTTAACACATCCATTCAAAGTATAGACGATATAAAAGGTATTTTATGTGGGTTAATGGCAGCTATGATGTATGCGACGGTCATAATGCTTAATAAGAAAATGAGTGAGATTGATGCTTACGATAAGACAATGACACAATTAAGTATTGCTACACTCGTCTTATTCCCTTATGTGTTATGGACTGAAAATTTATCTCAAATAAAAGTCGATACATTAAGTATCGTGATGTTACTTTTACTTGGTGTACTTCATACAGGTATTGCTTATGCCATGTATTTTGGAGCTATTAATCAATTACCTGCACAAACGGTTGCATTATTAGGCTATATTGACCCAGTTGTAGCAGTATTCATATCTAGTTTTATATTAAAAGAGCATATTGGTTTATTGGAGTATATTGGTGCTGCTCTTATTTTAGGTTCTATGATGTGCCATGAATATATCAGTACAAAAAATAGCAGCATATAA